The proteins below come from a single Fusarium verticillioides 7600 chromosome 3, whole genome shotgun sequence genomic window:
- a CDS encoding alcohol dehydrogenase: MCSLAASQPLTHDTTPIADELKVKLNGYPSNTQTLKAPLPNPSLQVTADHNLKRVDAPVYVPKSGEVLLHIKVTGICGSDVHFWKTGCIGSLVFEGDCIIGHEAAGVVIRVGEDVADLKPGDRVAVEPGVPCGLCFLCKDGRYNLCEDVQFSGVFPYAGTLQRYKVHPAKWLHKLPDSVSFAEGALLEPLGVVLHGINSAPITLGTPVVICGAGPIGLLALAAARASGAHPLVITDVEPKRLAFAKEFVPTAITYQVDISKSSEQNGRAVRKLFGETEYVQPRVVFECTGMESSVCSAAYMARRGGVLMVVGVGRSIMNNLPFMHLSLAEIQLRFINRYKDTWPAGIACIEGGLIDAKKLVSHVFPLEQALEGLTLSADPKNGCIKVHIVDEAETSYF, encoded by the exons ATGTGCTCGCTGGCAGCTTCACAACCCCTCACCCATGATACAACACCGATAgctgatgagctcaaggtgAAGCTCAACGGTTATCCCAGTAATACACAAACTCTCAAGGCTCCCCTACCGAACCCATCCTTGCAGGTCACGGCAGATCATAACTTGAAAAGAGTCGATGCGCCCGTGTATGTGCCTAAGTCTGGCGAGGTTCTTCTTCACATCAAGGTCACTGGTATTTGtgg TTCTGATGTTCATTTCTGGAAAACAGGATGTATAGGTTCCCTTGTATTTGAGGGTGACTGTATCATTGGACATGAGGccgctggtgttgtgatTCGTGTCGGTGAGGATGTTGCAGATCTCAAACCTG GCGACCGAGTGGCTGTTGAGCCTGGCGTTCCTTGCGGCCTTTGCTTTCTGTGTAAAGACGGCCGATATAATCTCTGTGAAGATGTACAGTTCTCCGGGGTCTTCCCTTATGCAGGAACTCTGCAGAGATACAAGGTTCATCCCGCCAAATGGCTTCATAA ACTTCCAGATAGCGTCTCTTTCGCCGAGGGCGCCCTTCTCGAGCCCCTGGGCGTCGTCCTCCATGGCATAAACTCAGCCCCGATCACACTCGGGACGCCTGTTGTGATCTGTGGTGCCGGTCCTAttggtcttcttgctctcgCCGCTGCGCGAGCTTCTGGTGCCCATCCCCTAGTCATCACGGATGTTGAACCCAAACGACTGGCTTTTGCCAAGGAGTTTGTCCCAACAGCTATTACGTATCAAGTTGACATTAGCAAGAGCAGCGAGCAGAATGGCAGGGCTGTGAGGAAACTATTCGGTGAGACAGAGTATGTTCAGCCTAGGGTTGTGTTTGAGTGTACCGGTATGGAGAGCAGTGTATGCTCCGCTGCGTACATGGCACGTCGTGGAGGTGTTCTCATGGTTGTCGGTGTTGGCAGGTCAATCATGAACAACCTGCCTTTTATGCATTTGTCTCTTGCTGAG ATTCAACTTCGATTCATCAACAGATACAAGGACACCTGGCCAGCAGGTATTGCGTGTATTGAGGGGGGCTTGATAGATGCGAAGAAGTTGGTATCGCATGTTTTCCCTCTGGAACAGGCTCTGGAGGGTTTGACTTTATCGGCAGACCCTAAGAATGGGTGCATCAAGGTGCATATTgtggatgaggctgagacatcGTATTTCTAA